One Vallitalea pronyensis genomic region harbors:
- the rpmG gene encoding 50S ribosomal protein L33, which produces MRVKITLECTECKQRNYNTTKEKRLHPERQETRKYCKFCRKHTNHKETK; this is translated from the coding sequence GTGCGTGTCAAAATAACTTTAGAATGTACCGAATGTAAGCAAAGAAATTACAACACAACAAAAGAGAAAAGATTACATCCAGAGAGGCAAGAAACAAGAAAATATTGCAAATTCTGTAGAAAGCATACTAATCATAAAGAAACAAAATAA
- the secE gene encoding preprotein translocase subunit SecE — protein MSEARKKSFFKGLKGEFKKIVWPDRKTLTKQTVTVIVLSLVIGALIAGIDFLFNAGVSYIY, from the coding sequence ATGAGTGAAGCAAGGAAAAAAAGTTTTTTCAAAGGTTTAAAAGGTGAATTCAAAAAGATCGTTTGGCCTGATAGAAAAACACTAACAAAACAAACAGTTACAGTGATCGTTTTGTCATTAGTAATTGGGGCTTTAATTGCTGGAATAGACTTCTTGTTCAATGCAGGTGTAAGTTATATTTATTAG
- the nusG gene encoding transcription termination/antitermination protein NusG has product MAEEAKWFVVHTYSGYENKVKANIEKLVDNRKLHDQIVEVIVPLYKVVEEKNGTRKEVEKKTFPGYVIIKMIMNDETWYVVRNTRGVTGFVGPGSKPVPLSEEEIRNMGIDLEVVNIHVEVGDAVTVTDGPFEGSTGNVKEIHEHKHTVIVNLSIFGRETPVELDFSKMEKI; this is encoded by the coding sequence ATGGCAGAAGAAGCTAAATGGTTTGTTGTGCATACTTACTCAGGGTATGAAAACAAAGTAAAAGCCAATATTGAAAAGTTAGTTGATAACAGAAAGTTACATGATCAGATTGTTGAAGTCATCGTACCGCTTTACAAAGTTGTAGAAGAAAAGAACGGTACACGAAAAGAAGTCGAAAAAAAGACTTTTCCAGGATATGTCATCATAAAAATGATCATGAACGATGAGACTTGGTACGTGGTGAGAAATACACGTGGGGTGACTGGTTTTGTTGGACCAGGATCCAAACCTGTACCCTTATCTGAAGAAGAGATTAGGAATATGGGTATTGACCTAGAGGTTGTGAACATCCACGTTGAAGTTGGTGATGCTGTTACCGTTACAGATGGACCTTTTGAAGGCTCAACAGGTAATGTGAAAGAGATTCACGAACACAAGCACACCGTCATCGTTAACCTTTCAATATTTGGCAGAGAAACCCCTGTAGAATTAGACTTTTCAAAAATGGAAAAAATTTAA
- the rplK gene encoding 50S ribosomal protein L11 — protein sequence MAKKVTGLIKLQIPAGKATPAPPVGPALGQHGVNIMQFTKEFNAKTADQAGMIIPVVITVYQDRSFSFITKTPPAAVLLKKACKIDSGSGVPNKTKVATISQDELKKIAELKMPDLNASSIESAMRMIAGTARSMGIVVE from the coding sequence ATGGCTAAGAAAGTAACAGGTCTAATTAAATTACAAATTCCAGCTGGTAAGGCTACGCCAGCACCACCAGTAGGTCCAGCACTTGGACAGCACGGTGTTAACATTATGCAATTCACTAAGGAATTTAATGCAAAGACAGCTGATCAAGCAGGCATGATTATTCCAGTTGTTATTACAGTATATCAAGATAGAAGCTTTAGCTTCATCACAAAAACACCACCTGCAGCAGTTTTACTTAAAAAAGCTTGTAAAATTGATTCAGGTTCAGGTGTACCAAACAAAACGAAAGTAGCAACTATTTCTCAAGATGAGCTCAAAAAGATTGCTGAATTAAAAATGCCAGACTTAAATGCTAGTTCTATTGAATCTGCCATGCGTATGATTGCAGGAACGGCTAGAAGTATGGGAATCGTTGTAGAATAA
- the rplA gene encoding 50S ribosomal protein L1, with the protein MKRGKRYKEAVKLVDRTTLYDPNDAADIVVKAASAKFDETVECHIKLGVDSRHADQQVRGAVVLPHGTGKKVRVLVFAKGDKLKEAEEAGADFVGGDELIPKIQNDGWLDFDVVVATPDMMAVVGRLGRVLGPKGLMPNPKAGTVTMDVTKAIKEIKAGKIEYRLDKTNIIHVPVGKVSFGQEKIMDNFHTLMNAIIKAKPSAAKGQYLRSVAITSTMGPGIKINPDKISLQQ; encoded by the coding sequence ATGAAAAGAGGAAAAAGATATAAAGAGGCAGTGAAATTAGTCGATCGTACAACACTATATGATCCTAATGATGCCGCTGATATTGTAGTAAAAGCAGCTAGTGCAAAATTCGATGAGACTGTAGAATGTCATATTAAATTAGGTGTAGACAGTCGTCACGCTGACCAACAAGTTCGTGGAGCCGTAGTGCTTCCTCACGGAACAGGTAAAAAAGTTAGAGTATTGGTATTCGCTAAAGGCGATAAGTTAAAAGAAGCAGAAGAAGCTGGAGCAGATTTCGTAGGTGGGGACGAATTGATCCCTAAGATTCAGAACGACGGATGGTTAGACTTCGATGTTGTTGTAGCAACACCTGATATGATGGCTGTTGTAGGTAGACTTGGACGTGTTCTTGGACCTAAAGGTTTAATGCCTAACCCAAAAGCTGGAACAGTTACAATGGACGTAACAAAAGCAATTAAAGAAATAAAAGCAGGTAAGATTGAATATCGATTAGATAAAACCAATATTATTCATGTACCTGTTGGAAAAGTATCATTTGGACAAGAAAAGATTATGGACAACTTCCACACTTTAATGAACGCAATTATAAAGGCGAAGCCATCGGCTGCCAAAGGTCAATACTTAAGAAGTGTTGCCATTACATCAACTATGGGACCAGGTATTAAAATTAATCCTGATAAAATTTCCCTTCAACAATAG